In the Solibacillus sp. FSL K6-1523 genome, one interval contains:
- a CDS encoding ABC-F family ATP-binding cassette domain-containing protein — MITLQVNQLYKSFITDEILSGVKLEVQHRDRVALVGRNGAGKSTLLKIIAGQMSFDSGEIIIPKGVRIGYLEQHAKIDSELTIWDEMMTIFSELRAQEQKLRQLEQQMADPTIYENSELYARVMADYDQLQHDFKDAGGYQYETDTRSILHGMQFFPEDYPKPIQSLSGGQRTRLALAKLLLSKPDLLILDEPTNHLDIETLSWLEGFLKGYEGAILIVSHDRYFLDQVVSIVYEISRTKATKYTGNYSAYLDEKAKNYERDVKMYERQVDEKAKLETFIQKNLARASTTKMAQSRRKVLEKTAWMDSPDGDEKSANFGFSIERQSGNDVLSIDELAVGYTNKEISKNIQLRVFREDRIALVGPNGVGKSTLLKTIVKDLAALAGDIRYGTNVQISYYDQEQAKLQSNKPVLNELWDEWPLMNEKDIRSILGRFLFSGDDVTKLVNSLSGGEKARLALAKLMMQKANFLVLDEPTNHLDLDSKEVLENALIDYPGTLLFVSHDRYFINRIATKVVELSSTGSFEYLGDYDYYLEKKQELEELAAMKAAALEAKNVTAPATKTTSMIDKDAKKRERQIRRSIEEIEKNMSTLDESIALFEEQLCDPEIFSDHEKTLAIQTELNETKEQHDTLEMEWLELNEELESL; from the coding sequence ATGATTACATTACAAGTAAATCAATTATATAAATCTTTTATTACCGACGAAATTTTAAGCGGTGTAAAGCTAGAAGTTCAACATCGTGACCGTGTTGCTCTTGTAGGGCGCAATGGTGCCGGGAAATCGACATTACTAAAAATTATCGCTGGACAGATGAGCTTTGACTCAGGTGAAATCATTATTCCAAAAGGCGTGCGCATTGGCTATTTAGAGCAGCATGCCAAAATCGATTCTGAACTGACCATCTGGGATGAAATGATGACCATTTTCAGCGAATTACGTGCACAAGAGCAAAAACTGCGCCAATTAGAACAGCAAATGGCTGACCCAACTATTTATGAAAACAGTGAGCTTTATGCACGCGTAATGGCGGATTATGATCAGCTACAGCATGATTTCAAAGACGCTGGTGGCTATCAATATGAGACAGATACACGCTCGATTTTACACGGGATGCAATTTTTCCCTGAGGATTATCCAAAACCAATTCAATCCCTTTCTGGTGGGCAGCGTACGCGTTTAGCATTAGCTAAATTATTACTCTCAAAGCCTGATTTATTAATTTTAGACGAGCCTACGAACCATTTAGATATCGAGACACTTTCTTGGCTAGAGGGCTTTTTAAAAGGCTATGAAGGGGCGATTTTAATCGTTTCACACGACCGCTACTTTTTAGACCAAGTCGTGTCCATTGTATATGAAATATCCCGAACAAAAGCGACAAAATATACAGGGAACTATAGCGCGTATTTAGATGAAAAAGCAAAAAATTATGAGCGTGATGTAAAAATGTATGAACGCCAAGTAGATGAAAAAGCGAAACTCGAAACATTTATTCAAAAAAATCTCGCGCGTGCTTCGACAACAAAAATGGCACAATCTCGTCGCAAGGTGCTTGAAAAAACGGCATGGATGGATTCCCCTGATGGCGATGAGAAAAGTGCAAATTTCGGTTTTTCGATTGAGCGCCAAAGTGGGAATGATGTGTTATCGATTGACGAATTGGCAGTCGGTTATACTAATAAGGAAATTTCTAAAAATATTCAGTTGCGCGTATTCCGTGAAGATCGCATCGCACTTGTCGGTCCAAATGGTGTTGGGAAATCGACGTTACTTAAAACAATTGTAAAAGATTTAGCCGCGCTCGCTGGAGACATCCGCTACGGCACAAATGTGCAAATTAGTTACTATGACCAAGAGCAAGCAAAGCTTCAATCCAATAAACCTGTACTAAATGAACTGTGGGATGAGTGGCCTTTAATGAATGAAAAGGATATTCGCAGCATTTTAGGGCGCTTTTTATTTAGTGGGGATGATGTGACGAAGCTAGTCAATTCATTATCAGGTGGCGAAAAGGCACGTCTTGCTTTAGCTAAATTAATGATGCAAAAAGCGAATTTCCTTGTACTGGACGAGCCTACAAACCATTTAGACTTGGATAGCAAAGAAGTTTTAGAAAATGCGTTAATTGATTATCCTGGTACATTACTTTTCGTTTCGCATGACCGTTATTTCATTAATCGCATCGCTACAAAAGTCGTGGAGCTATCGAGCACAGGTTCCTTCGAATATTTAGGCGACTATGATTATTATTTGGAGAAAAAGCAAGAGCTTGAAGAGTTGGCCGCGATGAAGGCTGCCGCACTTGAAGCAAAGAACGTTACGGCTCCAGCTACGAAAACGACTTCTATGATTGATAAAGACGCAAAAAAACGTGAACGTCAAATCCGTCGTTCTATTGAGGAAATCGAAAAAAATATGTCGACCCTTGATGAATCCATTGCTCTATTTGAGGAGCAATTATGCGATCCGGAAATTTTCTCTGATCATGAAAAAACACTTGCCATTCAGACTGAGCTAAATGAAACAAAAGAACAGCACGATACACTTGAAATGGAATGGCTTGAACTAAACGAAGAACTTGAAAGTTTATAA